A region of Haliotis asinina isolate JCU_RB_2024 chromosome 9, JCU_Hal_asi_v2, whole genome shotgun sequence DNA encodes the following proteins:
- the LOC137296290 gene encoding heterogeneous nuclear ribonucleoprotein A/B-like yields MSGYQGYPQGRWPGGYDEGRAWASPANHPDVRYSEVNMANSVPMSRVIPGGGETYKRPAPYSREDFTGLPSAKRSHSGRGGLPVRGQGQESDWRSGMIDEADGSETFFVFNLMPNTTPSDLFQYFVKFGDLMKFDIFSNDEGKCTGTGIVQFVNEEAAVAALASEPHFILKKQVIVTHDQRDDPKTNLDVRKSLQKHKLFVTDIPLYVVEEDLCEYFSQWGNISFCDVEGRSNQRTRHIFVSYTNKEDALACLNTTHNYGESEINVLVATHCKALSDASKAGNNVPGSRFQTRLRSVIFLMAVCWSGSVPSRNWMTWTSKTSTPCIKDSKPTSRTHRQNSLGT; encoded by the exons ATGTCAGGCTATCAAGGTTATCCCCAAGGTCGGTGGCCAGGTGGTTATGATGAAGGAAGGGCATGGGCATCACCAGCAAATCACCCTGATGTACGGTACAGTGAGGTGAACATGGCGAACTCAGTGCCAATGTCCAGAGTCATACCAGGTGGTGGTGAGACTTATAAACGGCCGGCACCATACTCACGGGAAGATTTTACTGGACTTCCCAGTGCCAAGAGGTCTCATTCTGGAAGAGG AGGTTTACCTGTCAGGGGTCAAGGTCAGGAATCAGACTGGAGGTCTGGCATG ATTGATGAAGCTGATGGATCAGAGACATTTTTTGTCTTCAACCTGATGCCGAATACAACACCATCTGACCTGTTCCAGTACTTTGTCAAGTTTGGGGACCTGATGAAGTTTGATATATTCAGTAATGATGAAGGAAA GTGCACAGGAACAGGCATAGTACAGTTTGTCAACGAAGAGGCTGCTGTGGCTGCTCTTGCTTCTGAACCACACTTCATCCTTAAGAAGCAGGTCATTGTGACG CATGATCAGAGAGATG AtccaaaaacaaatttagatgtTAGAAAG TCCTTACAGAAGCACAAGTTGTTTGTGACTGACATACCTCTTTATGTGGTTGAAGAGGACCTGTGCGAGTACTTCTCCCAATGGGGAAACATATCCTTCTGTGATGTAGAAGGAAGGTCTAATCAGAG GACCAGACATATCTTTGTTTCCTACACCAATAAAGAAGATGCTTTGGCATGCCTGAACACGACCCACAATTACGGAGAAAGTGAGATTAATGTACTGGTGGCAACTCACTGCAAGGCT CTAAGTGATGCTTCAAAAG CTGGAAATAATGTTCCAGGAAGTCGTTTTCAGACTCGG TTGCGCTCAGTTATCTTCCTCATGGCTGTGTGCTGGAGCGGATCTGTTCCATCCAGAAACTGGATGACCTGGACATCGAAAACATCTACCCCCTGTATCAAAGACTCCAAGCCTACTTCAAGGACCCACAGACAG AATTCACTGGGGACTTGA